In a single window of the Pyrococcus sp. NA2 genome:
- a CDS encoding NEW3 domain-containing protein has protein sequence MKRLIALFLLFTLLTPHYVFAYSSSEKVREIDIFEGRILPGEKLTIGDYVITVEFGIDNYPYVIVSKDSRKLAITRGEFGAKIEVENLTLTLGSYNTKEGLLILASWRSQGMKYRGSVGNRFEGFEVVEVTNSTIILRKGVVKLEVPANKLVIYGNYGIEFSNGTVYLYKLPKVEVTKKEKSELVVSYQYIEVLASLEKQVQIPILLFNNGTEPINVTLSIVDLPDKWSAEFYYDGVKVKKLRLGKGEIATIQLVVKPASEGFYKLKFAVNERIHSIIFIVSKGRRISVFTPIIVQEAKAGDKVVFPVSLTVDDSYLVSMNVTPPKDWNAYPIVDGVRVKEIYMRGEEAKVINIVLEIPRNADLGYHEAKVTLIFKDPNNGDVITERTLALGVNIYKTYKGQKATLKLRVVDDTGSPVAKALVRIGNETYATDSTGSLEVEVNPGEYELVVEKEGYEIKKEKIKLEDGEVKEVKLLLVREPYYFIVEPQSDVYPIVLGSVSRGFLITIENLGKNDDEYKLEISGIPENWNAMFTESPEERLEVTRVKVKAGTSKNVYLIVYPSLNAMPGTYNVTIKVTSSSGIEKTVPIKIKLIGSYAMNVRLLNYRITITAGEEKTTMLDIMNFGNAPITNIKVEVEGPQGWDIKVDPSQIPSLSPKDRESVRLSIKVPEGTTAGDYRIKITVKSDQTEWSDVLRVVVRQKSTSTYLGIVILILAFGFVVFMVRRVGRR, from the coding sequence GTGAAACGTCTTATCGCCTTGTTCCTTTTGTTTACGTTGTTAACCCCCCACTATGTTTTTGCATATTCAAGTTCAGAGAAGGTAAGGGAAATAGACATATTTGAAGGTAGGATTCTCCCCGGAGAAAAGCTAACGATTGGAGATTACGTTATTACCGTGGAATTCGGTATTGACAATTATCCATACGTTATAGTCTCGAAGGATTCTAGGAAACTCGCAATAACTAGAGGCGAGTTTGGAGCAAAGATTGAAGTCGAAAACCTGACATTAACTCTTGGAAGTTACAACACTAAGGAGGGTCTACTGATATTGGCCTCCTGGAGATCACAGGGAATGAAGTATAGGGGAAGTGTTGGTAATCGTTTCGAGGGATTTGAAGTAGTTGAGGTAACCAATTCAACAATAATCCTAAGGAAGGGGGTAGTAAAACTGGAAGTTCCAGCAAATAAATTGGTGATTTACGGGAATTACGGCATAGAATTCTCGAACGGCACTGTGTATCTGTACAAGCTTCCAAAAGTTGAAGTTACTAAAAAAGAGAAATCAGAGTTGGTTGTATCCTATCAATATATTGAAGTTTTGGCTAGTCTTGAAAAGCAAGTGCAAATTCCGATATTATTGTTTAACAACGGAACGGAGCCAATTAATGTTACTCTCTCCATTGTTGATCTTCCAGACAAATGGAGTGCTGAATTTTACTATGATGGAGTTAAGGTCAAGAAACTTAGGTTGGGAAAGGGAGAAATTGCAACCATACAACTCGTCGTTAAACCTGCATCTGAAGGTTTTTACAAGCTCAAGTTTGCCGTAAATGAAAGAATACACTCAATAATATTCATCGTGAGTAAGGGGAGAAGGATTTCTGTCTTCACCCCAATAATAGTTCAAGAGGCAAAAGCGGGAGACAAGGTAGTATTCCCTGTCTCATTGACCGTTGACGATAGTTACCTGGTCTCAATGAATGTAACACCTCCGAAGGATTGGAATGCATATCCGATAGTTGATGGAGTAAGAGTCAAGGAAATCTACATGAGGGGAGAAGAAGCGAAGGTAATTAACATTGTACTTGAAATCCCCAGGAATGCCGATCTTGGATACCATGAAGCTAAGGTAACCCTGATTTTTAAGGATCCAAATAATGGAGATGTAATTACAGAGAGAACTCTAGCACTTGGCGTTAACATCTATAAGACATACAAGGGCCAAAAAGCCACGCTGAAATTGAGGGTTGTTGACGATACCGGTAGTCCAGTTGCTAAAGCCCTCGTCAGAATAGGAAACGAGACATATGCAACTGATTCAACAGGTTCACTAGAGGTTGAAGTCAATCCGGGGGAATATGAACTTGTAGTTGAAAAGGAAGGATATGAGATTAAGAAGGAAAAGATCAAACTCGAAGATGGGGAAGTTAAAGAGGTGAAACTCCTCCTTGTAAGAGAGCCATACTACTTCATCGTGGAGCCACAATCTGACGTCTATCCGATAGTTCTTGGATCTGTAAGCAGAGGCTTCTTGATCACAATAGAGAATCTCGGAAAGAACGACGACGAGTATAAGTTAGAGATAAGCGGAATTCCAGAGAACTGGAATGCGATGTTCACGGAGTCTCCTGAGGAAAGGCTTGAGGTGACCAGGGTCAAAGTGAAGGCCGGAACATCAAAGAACGTCTATCTAATCGTTTACCCATCACTTAATGCAATGCCAGGAACTTACAACGTAACGATCAAGGTGACAAGCTCGTCAGGAATTGAAAAGACGGTACCGATTAAGATAAAGCTTATCGGTTCCTATGCAATGAACGTTAGATTGCTAAACTATAGGATAACTATAACCGCCGGAGAGGAAAAAACAACCATGCTTGACATCATGAACTTTGGAAATGCTCCCATAACCAACATCAAAGTTGAGGTTGAAGGACCACAGGGATGGGACATAAAGGTAGATCCGTCCCAGATACCTTCTCTTTCTCCAAAGGACAGAGAAAGCGTTAGGTTAAGTATAAAGGTTCCGGAAGGGACAACAGCAGGAGATTACAGGATTAAAATAACTGTTAAGTCGGATCAGACAGAATGGAGTGACGTGCTTAGGGTTGTCGTTAGGCAGAAGTCAACATCAACCTACCTCGGAATAGTAATCCTAATCTTGGCATTTGGCTTTGTAGTGTTCATGGTCAGGAGAGTGGGGAGGAGGTAA
- a CDS encoding ABC transporter ATP-binding protein translates to MNAIEIENLTKTYGKVKAVDNLSLTVEDGIVFGFLGPNGAGKTTTILSMLGIIIPDGGTIKIFGHDVFREPIKAKERIGFLPENATIYEELTAWRNLDFFASFYRMSRQEKEKRIEELLKLVGLWDVRYRKVKTFSKGMKQRLLLAQALINDPELLILDEPTSGLDPEGARLVKDIIREQRNEGKTVFFSSHILSEVEELADKVGIIVKGKIRTMGTLEEIKKQYMELEGYEIKIETKQPIPEMNLPDVIRIEKLKDNKAIIFAKSDIREIISEELAKRGITVLSLEIEEPSLEDVFLKTIYRREEK, encoded by the coding sequence ATGAACGCTATAGAAATTGAAAATTTGACTAAGACCTATGGGAAAGTCAAGGCAGTTGACAACCTTTCCCTCACCGTTGAAGATGGTATTGTGTTTGGATTTTTAGGACCAAATGGAGCCGGAAAAACGACAACAATTCTAAGCATGCTTGGAATAATAATTCCCGATGGTGGGACGATAAAAATATTCGGACATGATGTATTTAGGGAACCAATCAAGGCAAAGGAAAGAATAGGATTCCTCCCTGAAAACGCCACAATTTATGAGGAGTTAACAGCGTGGAGAAATCTGGACTTCTTTGCGAGCTTTTACAGAATGTCAAGACAGGAAAAAGAGAAGAGAATAGAGGAGCTTTTGAAACTCGTTGGCTTGTGGGATGTGAGATACAGAAAAGTCAAGACATTTTCAAAGGGAATGAAACAAAGACTGTTACTTGCCCAAGCCTTAATTAACGATCCAGAGTTATTGATACTCGATGAGCCAACTAGCGGTTTGGATCCAGAAGGTGCAAGGCTCGTGAAGGATATAATTAGAGAACAAAGGAATGAGGGCAAAACGGTGTTCTTTTCATCCCACATTCTCAGTGAGGTAGAGGAGTTAGCGGACAAAGTGGGGATAATAGTTAAGGGGAAGATAAGAACGATGGGCACCCTTGAGGAGATAAAGAAGCAGTACATGGAACTTGAAGGTTATGAAATAAAGATTGAAACAAAACAGCCAATTCCTGAGATGAATTTACCGGATGTGATAAGGATCGAGAAATTAAAGGACAACAAGGCGATAATATTTGCAAAGTCCGATATAAGGGAGATAATAAGCGAGGAACTCGCCAAGAGAGGGATAACGGTGTTAAGTCTTGAGATTGAGGAACCAAGCCTTGAGGATGTGTTCCTAAAGACGATATATAGGAGGGAAGAAAAGTGA
- a CDS encoding ABC transporter permease, whose product MGALNIAVKELETSIRTKRFYAVLMLFIVLALLFIKITASFAGMLSTMYVTPFQELFLSSLNSPLVYSITLISLLLGVTAINSEIEKGTIKILYSKPIYRDTIIFGKLLGGFLLLAMVLGIFYLIIVGISLVRGVPISSYDATRLLAIYPFSILYGLAMYSLGLFLSTLIRSQRNGIIAGVLVFLLIVIVIPMILAPLIAFVIVGPPTFETAISANNSSVTFSKETQEWTERYVSTLLKIYSLSPLYHYEQITAMIFGQKPTEEIIEQMPAITLGGMEFIVTEERPIIEGLKLCVNNIVAILVLLFVSLGLSYYKFLKMDLR is encoded by the coding sequence ATGGGTGCACTAAACATTGCAGTTAAAGAATTAGAAACAAGTATTAGAACCAAAAGGTTCTATGCAGTCCTAATGTTATTCATAGTACTGGCATTGTTGTTCATAAAAATCACAGCAAGTTTTGCTGGAATGCTTTCAACAATGTATGTAACTCCCTTCCAAGAACTCTTTCTATCCTCTCTTAACAGCCCCTTAGTGTATTCGATAACGTTGATATCCCTGCTTCTTGGAGTAACGGCAATAAATTCAGAAATTGAGAAGGGAACAATCAAAATCCTATACTCAAAGCCCATCTACAGGGATACAATAATCTTTGGAAAATTGCTTGGTGGATTTTTGCTCTTGGCAATGGTTCTAGGGATCTTCTACCTGATTATCGTCGGCATCTCATTAGTTAGAGGAGTACCAATCTCGAGCTATGATGCCACAAGGTTACTCGCCATCTACCCCTTCTCGATCCTATATGGATTGGCCATGTACTCCCTTGGCCTATTCCTCTCAACGCTAATAAGGAGCCAGAGGAACGGGATAATCGCTGGAGTGCTGGTGTTTCTGCTGATAGTCATCGTGATACCAATGATCCTGGCCCCACTCATAGCCTTCGTGATAGTTGGACCTCCAACCTTTGAAACTGCAATTTCGGCGAACAACTCAAGTGTAACATTCTCAAAGGAAACCCAGGAATGGACCGAGAGATATGTGTCAACTCTCCTCAAGATATACTCCCTCTCTCCCTTATATCATTATGAGCAGATAACCGCAATGATATTTGGCCAGAAGCCCACAGAAGAGATAATTGAACAGATGCCTGCAATCACCCTCGGTGGGATGGAATTTATAGTCACTGAGGAGAGACCCATTATAGAAGGGTTGAAACTATGTGTGAACAACATAGTGGCAATACTCGTCCTCTTGTTCGTATCCCTGGGATTGAGTTATTACAAGTTCCTTAAGATGGATTTGAGGTGA